CAATTCTTTAACTGTTTGTGCCGTAATTGCCATTGAATTACATCCTCCTTCAACTAATCCGCAAGCATCTTATTGCCTACGTATGTAATGTGTGAAACTCTTCGTCGGGAGATACTATTGTATTCGTAGAAAAAGGTGGACGGGGTTCTGAAAACCCTCAGTCCACCCTCATTCATTACGCCGTGGTTGTTTGCTCTCCGCCTTGGTTTCCTTCAGACAGAGCGTCAGCCATCTTGCCAGTTAATAGTTTAACAGCACGGATAGCGTCATCGTTACCAGGAATCACATAGTCGATTTCATCTGGATCGCAGTTAGTATCAACGATCGCTACGATTGGGATACCCAATTTACGAGCTTCTGCAACAGCGATACGCTCTTTGCGAGGGTCGATTACGAACAATGCGTCTGGTAATTCTTTCATGTGCGCAATACCGCCCAAGAATTTCTCTAGGCGATCCATTTCTTTGTTCAATACGATAACTTCTTTTTTAGGAAGAACATCGAAAGTACCATCTTCTTGCATACGTTTTAGTTGAGCAAGACGAGCAGTACGTTTTTGAATAGTTTCGAAGTTAGTCAATGTACCACCCAACCAACGTTGGTTAATGTAGTAGTGACCAGTACGTTCAGCTTCTTCTTTAACAGATTCTTGCGCTTGTTTTTTAGTTCCAACGAAAAGTACTTTACCTTCGTTAGCAGCAACTTCGCGCATGAAGTTGTAAGCCTCTTCTACCTTTTTCACCGTCTTTTGCAAGTCGATGATGTAAATTCCGTTACGTTCAGTGAAGATATAGCGATCCATTTTTGGGTTCCAACGACGAGTTTGGTGACCGAAGTGAACACCAGCCTCAAGAAGTTGTTTCATAGAGATTACCGCCATATTTCACACCTCCTCTAGTTTGGTTTTTTGTGTCAACCTCCGCGGACCTCATTTTTCAAGCAAAACTACCAAATGGTAGCACCGTTGCCGAAATTAGCCTGCGTGTGTATTTAACACCGAAGAAAACTATATCATATCAAAATAACAAATGCAATAAAGAGTGTTAGAAAAGTTGCTTCAATCTACTGTTATTTTCACCTAACCATATCCATTTTATCCAAAATTTGAACAACATATGATCAATAAGCCTGCTTTACAGTAAAATTACTATGGTACTCATACTTTCATCTGTCGCTTACTTATGATCGGATATGGAATCAGCTACAGGAGTTTTAGGCGGCTCAGGAGGAGTCGGAGGAACTGGTGGCGTTATATCTGTGTTCTCTTTTTGTTTCTCTGTTGACTTATCTGGCGTATCCTTTTTCTCCACTTCCGATTTATTATTCGTCGTTTGCTCTATCGGCTGCTCCTGCTTTTTCACAGACTCCTTTACACCTGTAGTGGGCGTGGATGGCTCAGTGGTTTCCTGAGAGCTGCGAGTAGGATTCTGATTAGAAGCATCCTTCGATTGGGGTTGTGTCGTAGATGATGAACTTTTAGCAGACTGAGTAGCTTTCTCGTTTTCTTTCGTTTTCTTATCTGATTTCTCGGCAGATTGTTCTGTCTTCTTTTGATCTTTGCTGGACAAATCATTAGTTTTTTGCTTCTCTGTCGCTGATCGAGAAGCTTTCGTTGCTTCATTATCAAGTTCAGAAGCTAGCTTCTTTTTCTCACTATTTGCTGTTGGAACAGTATCAGGCTTTTTCTCTGATTGCTTCTGTCCGTTTGAGGCAGAGGTAGCTGGTTGTCCGCTTTGTTTTTCGTTACTGGTATTTGGAGTTGCTTGTGGCTGTCCTTTCGGAGGCACCTGTACTTGCATGCTTTGAAATTCTTCTTTCGAAAGAACTACCCAACCTTGAGTAGTAGCAATTTGCTTTAGTTCATCCATGCTAATCGCCTTTTGCCCAAAAACTAGAAGAAATAAAGCAGAGAATACGACCCCGATCCCTAGTCCAAAACCCATCCACCCGATTCTCGTTTTCATGTCAGGCCTCTCTTTCAATCGGCTCGGCAAGCGTTAAAATTAATTCAATCTCCCCATGACCTGCTCCAAGCTTTTTAGCGATCTCAGGAGTAGTGAGCCCTTGTTGTACTAATTCAAACACTCGCTGGTACCGATCTTTTAATGCCAACACGTCTTGAGAAATCTCTGGTTGTTGGTTCACACTAGCTTGACTCAACATTTGAGATTGCTCTACTCCCTTTTTTAATAAAGCGTGGGATTTTTGCAACTCCATGAATTGATGATGTAGTTTTTCAATTTCCAGCTGTAGAGAACGGTTTTTTTGTTCATATTGTGTAGTAGAAGCTACTACTTCCTGCTGACTTTTTCTTACTTGCTCAATCTTTGCATGCAAATTTTCAGCTATTTCTTCATTTTCCCTTTTTACTTGTTGAACAAAGCGTTTAAGAGTTGTCTCCATGCTAGTGCGATCCAGGCTGTTGAGCTCTGAATGCTGCATCGAAGAATTTGCATCAGAACCTATCCATTCTTGACGTTTTCTTTTAGACAACCAAAGGGAGAGGCCTGAAAGCATGATTGCGATTAGGCCAATCCCTAGTAGTATATATAACAATTGAGTCATTTGCTTTCACCTAGTTAGAATAGTTACAAAGAAATATCAATATGATGACCACGGATTGGATCAGGCGACGGATGGGTTTGCGCTTTCATTTCTCCTTCTACTGATCCCTCTTGCATTTGTCCATGTTCTCCTCCATGTTTCTTTGCAGACTCTTCTTGTTTATTTTTAACTTGCTGTTGTTCTGATTTATGCACATTCTCCGTTTTATTTCGTTTGGCTTCAGCTAACCTCTTCTGCTCTTCCTTAATTTGCTGTTGCTCAGCTGCAGCCCGCTGTTGCAGTTGTTCTTGCCATCTACCTATCTCTTGAGTCCTTGGAATAGCATGCTGCAATTCGAGTGCTTTAAAACTCATCAGCATTTCTCTCCTTTTCTAAATGAGAGTGGAAGTAGAAATCTCTCCATCCAAAACTAGAAATCGAGTACGGCTAAACTCCTGTTTAATAAAACGCACATGCTTACCAAAAACCAGTTTTGCTCCTGGGAAAATTAACTGAGACACCTCAATGTAGGAAGGCATCTCTTGTTCCAGTTCTGCCTCAAGCGCTCGTTTTTCTTCTTCTAACGCTTTTATTTCTTTATCCAATACCAGTTTGGTATTGTTCAATTTAATCTGTAACGCCTTCTTGTCAGCAGGCAAATCTCCATAGGCTTGCATCATCTGCATCAATACCTGTAGCCCTTGATCCGCCTTGCGCTTCTGATCATGAAGGTCGGTTAATTTCTTTTTAATTTGGCTGACTTGATCGCGGGATTGAGGTTTAGCACCCACTTCAAGGCTGGTTGGCGTGGAACTCATATTGCCAACTACTTGTGCAATAATCTTCTCGCCTGCCTGAATGACCCCACCAATAATAATTCCTTTGGTTCCTTTACAAACCACCTGCTTCCCAGCCTTTACGTGTGAAAACATGATGCTTTGTTTAACGAAAACGTTATTCCCAGCGGTTACATTCCCATTTTGAATATAGGAAGTCGTCACGTTATTTCCTGCCTGAACTCGTCCCTTATCCTGACCAGCTATACCGTTTTTAATATCAATGGAGCCTTCTGCAATAAGCTCCGCTCCCTCAACACTTCCATAGATTCGAATATCACCTGTGGCTTTTATCGTAAAGCCAGTTGGCACATGACCACGAATAACAACAGTTCCTACAAATTCAATATTACCTACGCTGAAATCAACGTCTCCATTGACTTCATAGACAGGGAACACATGAATCTTATCATTGTCCACCGATACTTGACCGTCTATAACAGCGTATGCCAATGTTCGTTCTTCATTTAACACAATCCCTTTACCTGATTTTAATATTGCTTCTTTACCAGGCTTTGGTGGGATCACTTCGCCTGTAACAGTTCTACCTGGTACTCCCGGTGTTGCCATAATCTTTTCAGCTAAAAGCTGACCACGTGTCACATTAGCAATGTTGAGAACGGAATAATAATCCACTCGTCCATCTTCAAGCATTTTGGGGGAAGTTCTCTCTGCTGACTCATCTTGAAATAGATAACGAATGCTACCATCTTTACCCGATATCGACTCCTGTCCTTTAGCAATGCTGAGAGGAATATTTACATATTGAGATGGGGTAGAACAGATGGCACGTACATGATTTTCTATTAGTCCAAATCTCACACCTTTTGTTTCACAAAATCGAATCAAGTCTTCCTCTTTTAGCGGGACATCACTAGCTGCTTTTAAAGTAATCTCAGCAATAAGTTTGTCAGATGAAATGTGAATATCCGCGTAATCGGCAATTTGATTCACGTAAAACCCCCCTTTTTCTGCGCTTTTTTGCGCCACCAGTTTTCTACATCAATTGCGATCTC
This is a stretch of genomic DNA from Brevibacillus laterosporus DSM 25. It encodes these proteins:
- the rpsB gene encoding 30S ribosomal protein S2, whose translation is MAVISMKQLLEAGVHFGHQTRRWNPKMDRYIFTERNGIYIIDLQKTVKKVEEAYNFMREVAANEGKVLFVGTKKQAQESVKEEAERTGHYYINQRWLGGTLTNFETIQKRTARLAQLKRMQEDGTFDVLPKKEVIVLNKEMDRLEKFLGGIAHMKELPDALFVIDPRKERIAVAEARKLGIPIVAIVDTNCDPDEIDYVIPGNDDAIRAVKLLTGKMADALSEGNQGGEQTTTA
- a CDS encoding FapA family protein, coding for MNQIADYADIHISSDKLIAEITLKAASDVPLKEEDLIRFCETKGVRFGLIENHVRAICSTPSQYVNIPLSIAKGQESISGKDGSIRYLFQDESAERTSPKMLEDGRVDYYSVLNIANVTRGQLLAEKIMATPGVPGRTVTGEVIPPKPGKEAILKSGKGIVLNEERTLAYAVIDGQVSVDNDKIHVFPVYEVNGDVDFSVGNIEFVGTVVIRGHVPTGFTIKATGDIRIYGSVEGAELIAEGSIDIKNGIAGQDKGRVQAGNNVTTSYIQNGNVTAGNNVFVKQSIMFSHVKAGKQVVCKGTKGIIIGGVIQAGEKIIAQVVGNMSSTPTSLEVGAKPQSRDQVSQIKKKLTDLHDQKRKADQGLQVLMQMMQAYGDLPADKKALQIKLNNTKLVLDKEIKALEEEKRALEAELEQEMPSYIEVSQLIFPGAKLVFGKHVRFIKQEFSRTRFLVLDGEISTSTLI
- a CDS encoding DUF6115 domain-containing protein, coding for MTQLLYILLGIGLIAIMLSGLSLWLSKRKRQEWIGSDANSSMQHSELNSLDRTSMETTLKRFVQQVKRENEEIAENLHAKIEQVRKSQQEVVASTTQYEQKNRSLQLEIEKLHHQFMELQKSHALLKKGVEQSQMLSQASVNQQPEISQDVLALKDRYQRVFELVQQGLTTPEIAKKLGAGHGEIELILTLAEPIEREA